Proteins encoded in a region of the Deinococcus sp. YIM 134068 genome:
- a CDS encoding bifunctional metallophosphatase/5'-nucleotidase: protein MLAKTAPLAVLTFALVACSPQPAPPAQPTTIQLLDVSDWHAQLDPLTVGSGTSAYEVGGAAVLSAYFKRDRAQNPNTLTLTGGDAYGASPPLSSFFGEVPAIEAMNAMGFDADTFGNHNFDRGIAALQTLIDKAKFSYVSANLRNLDANLNKVLPFKIFTVGGVKVAVVGLTNPEAPTLVAPGALGTLQVTDPVAAATQARAAARSQGAQVFVAITHLGVTTQDPATQTATGPLIDFAKSVRGYDVIFGDHTNEQFSGFVGDALVVENLSKGATYAKVNVTYDPRVRRVTERTNTFVVPRADAVTPDPAVVQVLAPYRAQLAQQLDRKIGVATDVFPRGSNVERLQEVALGNLIADAFRARYGTQLAIQNGGSIRSSLPSSYAPQDKTLRRPAPGYQPGPPHDLVAGDVYSVLPFGNTVVTRTVTGVQLYAALENSVSALPGASGRFLQVSGFSFTYDVSRPVGSRVVNVTLDGGMPILKDATTYTLALSDFTNSGGDEYTMFADGQGTTRELDAQVVLEYIQQLGTVTPVVGQRIRAVTGN, encoded by the coding sequence ATGCTGGCCAAGACTGCACCCCTCGCCGTCCTGACGTTCGCGCTGGTGGCCTGCTCGCCCCAGCCCGCCCCGCCTGCCCAGCCCACCACCATCCAACTGCTCGACGTCTCGGACTGGCACGCGCAACTCGATCCGCTGACGGTGGGCAGCGGCACCAGCGCCTATGAGGTGGGGGGCGCGGCGGTGCTCAGCGCCTACTTCAAACGGGACCGCGCGCAAAACCCGAACACCCTGACCCTCACAGGTGGAGACGCCTACGGCGCGTCCCCGCCCCTGTCGAGCTTCTTTGGTGAGGTGCCTGCCATCGAAGCGATGAACGCCATGGGCTTCGACGCGGACACCTTCGGGAACCACAACTTTGACCGGGGCATCGCGGCCCTTCAAACCCTGATTGACAAGGCCAAATTCTCGTATGTCTCGGCCAACCTGAGGAATCTCGACGCGAACCTGAACAAGGTGCTGCCGTTCAAAATCTTCACGGTGGGTGGGGTCAAGGTGGCGGTGGTGGGACTGACCAACCCGGAAGCGCCGACCCTGGTCGCGCCCGGCGCGCTGGGCACCCTCCAGGTCACGGACCCGGTCGCTGCGGCGACCCAGGCGCGGGCTGCGGCAAGGAGCCAGGGGGCTCAGGTGTTCGTGGCGATCACCCACCTGGGCGTGACCACCCAGGATCCGGCCACGCAAACGGCCACTGGCCCCCTGATTGACTTTGCCAAGAGCGTCCGCGGCTACGATGTGATCTTCGGCGACCACACCAACGAGCAGTTCAGCGGCTTCGTCGGCGACGCCCTGGTCGTGGAAAACCTCAGCAAAGGTGCCACCTACGCGAAGGTGAACGTCACGTACGACCCCAGGGTCCGCCGCGTGACGGAGCGCACCAACACCTTCGTGGTGCCGCGTGCGGACGCCGTGACCCCCGACCCGGCGGTCGTGCAGGTGCTGGCGCCTTACCGCGCGCAGCTGGCGCAGCAGCTCGACCGCAAGATTGGGGTGGCCACCGACGTCTTCCCGCGCGGCAGCAACGTCGAGCGCCTCCAGGAAGTGGCGCTGGGGAACCTGATCGCCGACGCGTTTCGGGCGCGGTACGGGACCCAGCTGGCCATCCAGAATGGGGGGAGCATCCGCAGTTCGTTGCCGTCCAGTTACGCCCCGCAGGACAAGACGCTGCGCCGACCCGCCCCCGGGTACCAGCCGGGACCGCCCCATGATCTGGTGGCGGGAGACGTCTACAGTGTGTTGCCTTTCGGGAACACCGTCGTGACGCGCACCGTGACCGGGGTCCAACTGTATGCGGCGCTGGAGAACAGCGTCTCGGCGCTGCCCGGAGCCAGCGGCCGCTTCTTGCAGGTGTCGGGGTTCTCATTCACGTACGACGTGAGCAGGCCCGTGGGTTCGCGCGTCGTCAACGTTACCCTCGACGGCGGCATGCCCATCCTGAAAGACGCCACGACCTACACCCTGGCGTTGAGTGACTTCACCAACAGTGGCGGCGACGAATACACCATGTTTGCCGACGGGCAGGGCACCACCCGGGAACTGGACGCGCAGGTGGTCCTCGAGTACATCCAGCAGCTTGGCACGGTCACGCCGGTGGTCGGACAGCGCATCCGGGCCGTTACCGGCAACTGA
- a CDS encoding LysM peptidoglycan-binding domain-containing M23 family metallopeptidase, which yields MRVPFIATLALTWLSLAAAATVTVQPGDTLTRLAVRHGTTVNALIQANPSLRQGLLKAGARLTLPGAVGSWTVRRGDTLSTVAQRQGITLAALLSANRGLDPQAPLQVGQKLALPSTRSAARQPATPTVRAAAIRVTAVMPVQGRLTTPFLASHPSLDLAAPTGTPIRAARPGVVTESHFDSQSGWGWTVLVDHGDGMTTRYSHNSANLARVGTRVEAGQVIARVGSTGNSTGPHLDYRVTVQGTPVNPLSLY from the coding sequence ATGCGAGTGCCTTTTATTGCGACCCTGGCTCTGACCTGGCTCAGCCTGGCGGCCGCCGCCACCGTCACTGTCCAGCCGGGCGATACGCTCACGCGCTTGGCGGTCCGCCACGGCACCACCGTGAACGCCCTGATTCAGGCCAATCCCAGTCTGCGTCAGGGCCTGCTCAAGGCAGGCGCACGGTTGACCTTGCCGGGGGCTGTCGGCAGCTGGACGGTACGCCGCGGCGACACGCTCTCCACCGTCGCCCAGCGTCAAGGCATCACGCTGGCGGCGTTGCTCTCCGCCAACCGTGGCCTTGATCCTCAGGCACCCCTCCAGGTCGGCCAGAAGCTTGCGCTGCCGTCCACGAGATCCGCCGCGCGTCAGCCAGCCACCCCGACCGTGCGTGCTGCGGCCATTCGGGTCACGGCCGTGATGCCAGTGCAGGGCCGCCTGACCACGCCCTTTCTTGCCAGCCACCCGAGTCTGGACCTGGCCGCCCCGACCGGGACGCCTATCCGGGCTGCACGACCGGGCGTGGTCACGGAGTCTCATTTCGACAGTCAGAGCGGCTGGGGTTGGACTGTCCTCGTCGACCACGGCGACGGGATGACCACCCGTTACAGCCACAACAGCGCCAACCTGGCCCGGGTGGGGACTCGCGTGGAAGCTGGTCAGGTGATTGCGCGGGTGGGCAGTACCGGGAACAGTACCGGCCCACACCTGGACTACCGGGTCACGGTGCAGGGAACGCCTGTCAACCCTCTGAGTTTGTACTGA
- the lgt gene encoding prolipoprotein diacylglyceryl transferase, giving the protein MDPVFLQIGNFTIAWYGVLITLGIVLGVWIGTRLARERGLNVDLFSDMVLWAIVWGLVGARIVFVATSWEQFANIPFPRILLDIVNLRQGGISIHGGLIGGILVLIYYTRRYKLNFYQYADLFVPGVAFGIIGGRIGNIMNGTDTVGRVTGWPVGYRWPDSARAFHEGMCIPNPNPDMDLSRYCQEIGGQLVMTAPVHFTQLYGVFIGIILSVAAYFWLRSRKAGWAFWQFWLWYSILRAGAEETFRLNPLAIKSYLNQGLDAPGIGLWTDTHLISVPLIIVSILMLLRIRNRPDTRGKAATLPPLTTPTSLEHP; this is encoded by the coding sequence ATGGATCCTGTCTTTTTGCAGATCGGCAATTTCACGATTGCCTGGTACGGCGTGCTGATCACGCTGGGCATCGTCCTGGGCGTGTGGATCGGAACCCGGCTGGCCCGCGAGCGCGGCCTCAACGTGGACCTCTTCAGCGACATGGTGCTGTGGGCGATCGTCTGGGGACTGGTAGGCGCCCGCATCGTGTTCGTGGCGACCTCCTGGGAACAGTTCGCCAACATTCCCTTTCCGCGCATCCTGCTCGACATCGTCAACCTGCGCCAGGGCGGCATCTCGATTCACGGGGGGCTGATCGGCGGCATCCTGGTGCTGATCTACTACACCCGGCGCTACAAGCTCAATTTCTACCAGTACGCGGACCTGTTCGTGCCGGGCGTGGCCTTCGGGATCATCGGCGGGCGCATCGGCAACATCATGAACGGCACCGATACGGTGGGCCGGGTGACCGGGTGGCCGGTCGGCTACCGCTGGCCGGACAGCGCCCGCGCCTTTCACGAGGGCATGTGCATCCCCAACCCCAACCCCGACATGGACCTCTCGCGCTACTGCCAGGAGATCGGCGGGCAACTGGTGATGACCGCGCCCGTTCATTTCACGCAGCTGTACGGCGTGTTTATCGGCATCATCCTGAGCGTCGCGGCGTACTTCTGGCTGAGGTCGCGCAAGGCGGGCTGGGCGTTCTGGCAGTTCTGGCTGTGGTACTCCATCCTGCGCGCCGGAGCAGAGGAAACCTTCCGCCTCAATCCGCTGGCGATCAAGTCCTACCTGAACCAGGGCCTGGACGCGCCCGGCATCGGCCTGTGGACCGACACGCACCTCATCAGCGTGCCGCTGATCATCGTCAGCATCCTGATGCTGCTGCGGATTCGCAACCGGCCCGATACGCGGGGTAAGGCTGCAACCCTGCCTCCCCTCACGACGCCTACCTCCCTGGAGCACCCATGA
- a CDS encoding HAMP domain-containing sensor histidine kinase, with protein MRLFPRLLLHHLVVVAVTAAVLLMAAELTAHPFIQHHVDEMIRLIGPDGGRMRADLAGGMRGTLTRALLAALPVALPLAALTAWIAAQRVTASVRVLQAGSQAIASGEYVRRLPENGQDELADLARSFNTMAGTLERVEQSRVELIGNVAHELRTPATAARGYVEAAQDGILSAEQALGSVARELATLERLVHDLSLVSRVEAGRVELHVTELRLVEVLAAAQERFQLAFEDQNVTLQLGTVPHDLTVRADPERAQQVLANLLSNALRHTPRGGTVWVTVETHDHRAVVCVADTGSGIAPDHLDRVFERFFRADTARTRGEGSGVGLTIARGLARAMHGDLTVTSHPGQGSRFRWTVPLSAG; from the coding sequence GTGCGGCTCTTTCCCCGCCTGCTGCTGCACCACCTGGTGGTGGTGGCCGTCACGGCTGCGGTGCTGCTGATGGCCGCCGAACTGACCGCGCACCCGTTTATCCAGCATCACGTGGACGAGATGATCCGGCTGATCGGCCCGGACGGCGGAAGGATGCGGGCCGATCTGGCCGGAGGCATGCGGGGCACGCTGACGCGGGCGCTGCTGGCTGCCCTGCCGGTGGCGTTGCCCCTGGCGGCCCTGACCGCCTGGATCGCTGCCCAGCGCGTTACGGCCTCCGTGCGGGTCCTTCAGGCTGGGAGTCAGGCGATCGCCAGTGGCGAGTACGTGCGCCGCCTGCCGGAAAACGGGCAGGACGAACTGGCGGACTTGGCGCGCAGCTTCAACACCATGGCCGGGACCCTCGAACGGGTGGAACAGAGCCGGGTGGAGCTGATCGGGAACGTCGCCCATGAGCTGCGGACACCAGCGACCGCGGCGCGCGGGTACGTCGAGGCCGCGCAGGACGGCATCCTGTCGGCGGAACAGGCCCTGGGCAGCGTGGCGCGGGAGCTGGCCACCCTGGAACGCCTGGTTCATGACCTCAGCCTGGTCAGCCGGGTGGAGGCTGGCCGGGTCGAGCTGCACGTCACGGAACTGCGGCTGGTGGAGGTGCTCGCTGCCGCCCAGGAGCGGTTTCAGCTGGCCTTCGAGGACCAGAACGTCACCCTTCAGCTGGGCACCGTTCCCCACGACCTGACCGTGCGGGCCGACCCGGAACGTGCCCAGCAGGTGCTCGCCAATCTCCTGAGCAACGCCTTGCGCCACACCCCGCGCGGGGGCACCGTGTGGGTCACGGTGGAAACCCACGACCACCGGGCCGTGGTCTGCGTCGCGGACACGGGCAGCGGCATCGCACCTGACCACCTCGACCGCGTGTTCGAACGGTTTTTCCGCGCGGACACCGCCCGCACCCGGGGGGAGGGCAGTGGAGTGGGTCTCACCATCGCACGCGGCCTGGCACGGGCCATGCACGGTGACCTGACCGTCACTTCGCATCCTGGGCAGGGCAGCCGCTTCCGCTGGACCGTTCCGCTCAGCGCTGGTTGA
- a CDS encoding DUF305 domain-containing protein, whose amino-acid sequence MKRNPMLMVGAGMVLAGAAVAQGSMGGMDHSQMSGSTMTGMTMKMDMSGLEKLQGKAFDRAFLSMMVPHHQMAVDMSKAVLPKSKDVTVKTWANAVIKDQNREINQMNTLLKSYGGSNAAMANMMKSSMSGMADMVTKAKNPDVAYVQGMLPHHASAIEMANMALEKTSDPRVLKLARDIVRAQAQEMYDFRTWLMKRGL is encoded by the coding sequence ATGAAACGGAACCCGATGTTGATGGTGGGAGCAGGAATGGTGCTGGCTGGCGCGGCCGTCGCGCAGGGCAGCATGGGCGGGATGGACCACAGCCAGATGTCCGGCAGCACGATGACCGGCATGACCATGAAGATGGACATGAGCGGTCTCGAAAAACTTCAAGGGAAAGCCTTCGACCGCGCGTTTCTCAGCATGATGGTCCCGCACCACCAGATGGCCGTGGACATGTCGAAGGCCGTGCTTCCCAAGAGCAAGGACGTGACGGTCAAAACCTGGGCCAACGCCGTCATCAAGGATCAGAACCGCGAGATCAACCAGATGAACACGCTCCTCAAGAGCTACGGGGGCAGCAATGCCGCCATGGCCAACATGATGAAGAGCAGCATGAGCGGGATGGCTGATATGGTGACGAAAGCGAAGAACCCGGATGTGGCGTACGTGCAGGGCATGCTGCCCCATCACGCGTCCGCCATCGAGATGGCGAATATGGCGCTCGAGAAGACCAGTGATCCGCGCGTGCTCAAGCTGGCCCGGGACATCGTCCGGGCCCAGGCTCAGGAGATGTACGATTTCCGCACCTGGCTGATGAAGCGCGGCTTGTAA
- a CDS encoding DUF3105 domain-containing protein — MRLLPSVRPLLCLTLPIMLAACTSKNLEGVQTFTFEAGDHRAGRLVYNETPPAGGAHNSTWQNCGVYTSPLYDEYAVHSLEHGAVWITYQPTLSAADVETLAGLAEGRTHVLVSPHSGQESAIVLTAWGFQLPVSEVGDSRIQAFVDRYEQGPTTPERGAACSGGYAGTR; from the coding sequence ATGAGATTGCTTCCCTCCGTCCGCCCACTGCTCTGCCTCACCCTCCCCATCATGCTGGCGGCCTGCACCTCGAAAAATCTGGAAGGGGTGCAGACGTTCACCTTCGAAGCCGGTGACCACCGGGCAGGTCGGCTGGTCTACAACGAGACGCCTCCGGCGGGCGGCGCGCACAATTCCACCTGGCAGAACTGCGGCGTGTATACGTCACCGCTGTACGACGAGTACGCCGTGCACAGCCTCGAGCACGGGGCGGTATGGATCACGTATCAGCCCACGCTCAGCGCGGCCGACGTCGAGACGCTGGCCGGTCTGGCCGAGGGCCGCACGCATGTCCTCGTGTCCCCGCACAGTGGGCAGGAAAGCGCCATCGTGCTCACCGCTTGGGGCTTCCAGCTTCCCGTGTCTGAGGTCGGCGACTCCCGGATTCAGGCATTCGTGGACCGCTACGAACAGGGGCCGACGACTCCGGAGCGCGGCGCGGCCTGCTCGGGTGGATATGCCGGGACCCGCTGA
- a CDS encoding response regulator transcription factor, whose product MATVLIVDDDPAILEILTAYLRAEGHTVEAEDDGLAALPRLARADVAIIDWMLPGMTGVELTSHARREYPQLPVLLLTAKGEVEDRLEGLNAGADDYVVKPFSPREVVARVRALLRRVGVREQVQSGPLLLDLQGRSATLHGQPLALSRTEYDLLATLAQHPGLIWSRERLMERVWGPEYPGVTRVVDVHITAIRRKLGDDADAPGFIETVRGLGYRFRED is encoded by the coding sequence ATGGCCACCGTGCTGATCGTGGACGACGACCCGGCGATTCTGGAGATCCTCACGGCGTACCTGCGGGCGGAAGGCCACACGGTCGAGGCGGAGGACGACGGGCTGGCGGCCCTGCCGCGGCTGGCGCGGGCCGACGTGGCGATCATCGACTGGATGCTGCCCGGCATGACCGGCGTTGAACTCACCAGCCACGCCCGCCGGGAATATCCTCAGCTGCCAGTGTTGCTGCTCACCGCCAAAGGAGAAGTCGAGGACCGCCTGGAAGGCCTGAATGCCGGGGCGGACGATTACGTCGTGAAGCCGTTCAGTCCGCGTGAGGTGGTGGCCCGGGTACGCGCACTGCTGCGGCGGGTGGGGGTCCGCGAGCAGGTCCAGTCTGGCCCATTGCTGCTCGACCTCCAGGGCCGCAGCGCCACCCTGCACGGCCAGCCGCTCGCGTTGTCGCGCACAGAATACGATCTGCTCGCCACCCTCGCGCAGCATCCGGGATTGATCTGGTCGCGTGAACGGTTGATGGAACGCGTCTGGGGTCCGGAATACCCCGGCGTCACGCGGGTCGTCGACGTGCACATCACTGCCATCCGCCGCAAGCTCGGCGACGACGCGGACGCGCCGGGCTTCATCGAGACCGTGCGTGGCCTGGGGTACCGGTTCCGGGAGGACTGA